AATCTTGTTAAGGCAATCTATTGTCCGTAAGTCCAACATCTAAGCTGTCGATACAGGCAACCGAATCGACTTACTGCGTTATTGGCGCAGGTCCGTCGGGATTAGCCGTGCTTAAAAATCTTTTGCAAATGGGAGTGCAATGTCACGCGCTAGAACGTGAAGATGATGTCGGGGGGAACTGGAATTTTGGCAAAGCGTCCAGCAGCGTCTACCAATCGACGCATCTCATCTCCTCCAAGCGGATGACCGCTTATGACGAATTCCCCATGCCTGAGTCGTTTTCGTCCTACCCCAGCCATCAAGAGGCGCAGCAGTATCTACGCAGTTATGCGCGCGAGTTTGATCTTTATTCGCACATCGAGTTGGGGGCTACGGTAAACCACATTTCGCCTGTCGGACCGGACGCTTGGGAAATCAACGTCGCCGGTGAGGATTCGCCTCGTAAATATGCCGGGGTGATCATCGCCAACGGGCATCATTGGGATCCTCTGTCGCCGCAAATCCCCGGCAATTTCAACGGAGAAGTGATTCATTCGCGGCAGTTCAAATCAGGGGAGCAGCTTCGCGGCAAGCGTGTTTTAGTGGTCGGCGCCGGCAATACCGGCTGCGATATCGCCGTCGAAGCGGCGATTCACGCTGATTACGCCGCGCTCAGCATGCGACGGGGATATCATTTTCTCCCCAAGTTCATCCGAGGGAAACCGTCGGATGTGATCGGCGATCGCCTGCGCGGGTTGCCGATCCCCAAATTGTGGAAGCGGTGGATCGTTCGTCATGCGGTCGCGTTTGTGTTGGGGCGTCCCGAGAGATACGGTCTCCCCCGCCCTGATCACGAGATCTTCGCGACGCATCCGATCATCAATTCACAGCTTCCATACTACGTCGGGCATGGCCGCGTGCAGGTCTTTTCGGACGTCAAGCAGTTCGACGGCGATGAGGTGGTCTTTGCCGACGAGCGCCGTCAGGCGTTTGATCTGGTTATCTTGGCGACCGGCTACAAGCTCTCGTTTCCGTTTATCGACCTGAAGCAGTTGAACGCGCAAGAGGGAACGCCGCGTCTGTTTTTGCATGCGTTTCATCCCGACAAAGACAATCTGTTTGTCGCCGGTATGATTCAACCCAACAGCGGACAGTGGCCCTTGAGCGAACTGCAGGCCAAGATCATGGCCCGCTTCATCGTCGCTCAGAAGACGCAGCCGCAGTTGGCCGATTGGTTTCGAGCGCTAAAACACTCCAGCGCCGCCGGCTGGCCGCAGAAAGACGAATTTATCGCATCCCCGCGCCATCGACTGGAAGTCGACTATTACGACTATCGGAAAACGCTGCAGAAGATCTTGCGGCGGATGGATGGGGTGAAGCCGCTCTCGCGGAAATGACGAATGTCTAAAACTCAATCACCATTTCATCTTCAGCCAAGATCGTGTTGGGGAAGATCTTCTGGGCGATTTCGATTCCGATCGGGTCGGCGATGTCATCCAGCGGATTGACGTGGGTCAGCACTAAGCGGCCGACTCCGGCCGCTTGGGCGACCTGGGCGACCGGCGTGACGCAACTGTGTCCGGTCGTCTCGGCGAAGTCGTCGACGCCGTCGGTAAAATAGCATTCGTGCAACAGCAGATCGACGCCGCGGATTTTTTCGAGATAGTCGGCGCCGATCTCGGCCGTCGTGTCGGTGACGTAAGCCATCGAGCGATCCGCCAAGTCGAGTCGATAGCCGACGCTGCCGCCGGGATGTTTCAAGGGGAACCAACTCAAGCGTCCGCCGCCGGCCAGCGGGACATCGCCTGTCAGCGGAACAAACTCGCAGGGAGGCGCCACCGGAAAGAGCAACGGCGAGAGCAAGTGTTGACGGATTGCGTCGATCTTGTCTTGTTCGGCATGTACGCGGACGGACGTCTCTTTTTGGTAGAGCGTATCAAACAGAAACGTCACGCCGATCACATGATCGAGATGCGCATGCGACAGAAAGATGTCGAGCTGCGGCGTTTCGATCCGACTGCGAACGCGATGCAGCCCTGTGCCTGCGTCCAGCACGACGCCGATCTCAGGCAACATAAAACAGGCGGTTTGTCGGGTCTGGCTCGGGTGATAGCCAGAAACGCCGAGACAATGAAGTTGCATGACGGCGGCAAAACATGGTGCGAACGACAGGCAAGCGGCGACGCGCCGCTCATGGCTCTTCTATGGTAGAAGATGCCGCCGCCAGATGCGACGCCTTTCTTTCGGCGAAGCGGCAATGGAGGTCAGCGCAAAGAAAAAGCCGCCGCGACGCGGCCCGAAGGCTACGTCGCGACGACTGCTGCTAGGAGTTGGTATTGCGTCGACGGTTTAGCGGCGACGTTTGGAGCTGAGTTCAAACTTGAATTCGTTGGGGCCGTCGGCGACCACATCAGCGCTTAAAATACTCCGCTGGTTGTAGATCGGGGGGACAACGACACGCTGGGGCGGCTTGCGGCCTTCTTCGACCAGTCGGGCGACCGCCTTTTCGTCGTCGAAGGCAATACCGCCATCGTCGCGGGATTCAATCTCGATGCGGTGGTTTCCGACCAATGGTGCATAATCCCCTTCCGCCGAGAATGTTCCATCGGTCACAGTGGCAAACGCTTTCGGCCCGACGATCCCGCCCTTTGGAATGAAGTAGACGACACCTTCGGCGAGCGGCTTTCCGTCTAGCGTCACGATGCCGCTGGCATCTGCTCGATCAAATGGATCATCGGAACGACTGCAACCCATCGAGTACAGCGCCAGCAAGGCAATAACACCCAATTGGATTGACTTAGTACTCACCGATAACCTCCCCACCGCCACGCGTCGCCAAGTAGTCGAGCGTATCGGCGTCGATTGTGCTCGGAACAAAGTGAACCGAACCGTCGACGAACACGAACTGTACGCCTCCAACGTGCTCGCTGCGGAATGATTGAACCCAGTCGGAGTCGAAGACTTCGTCGCCAGCTTTGTCTTTGGGGTTGAAAAGCGAAGAAGTGCTAAACGCGGTGGATGTTGGGTAAGGATTGCCCCAGTAGGTAAATGAATACCGGGGAAGCCCGACGCATTCCGCCGCGCTATGGGAGCTAAACAGGTAGTCGGGCAGATTGTAAGCCGATTCGCCTACCAAGAATGTGTTGCTTGTCCCATCCGTAATATCACGAAAGGCAGTCTTGCCTGGCGATGAAATCGAATAAACGATTGCGCCATTCAACTGCTGGCCGACTGCAGTGCCGTAGGCCTCCGCTTTTTCTGTTCCGACGTTCAAGGCGTAATTTCCTGGCGCGCGACCGTCGTCACAAACGGCATCGCCAACTTGCCGCGGCTCCGATGCGGATGGACAGAGGTACATTTCGATCCGTTGACCTGTTACGGCAACGTTGTGTGCGCTGCTATT
The nucleotide sequence above comes from Blastopirellula sp. J2-11. Encoded proteins:
- a CDS encoding DUF1559 domain-containing protein, with product MRRRGFTLVELLVVIAIIGVLIALLLPAVQQAREAARRISCTNNLKQIGLGTHNYHDTHRQFPNVDYGYSNTSAGSYFAAILPYLEQGNAYDIFDPSQSNSSAHNVAVTGQRIEMYLCPSASEPRQVGDAVCDDGRAPGNYALNVGTEKAEAYGTAVGQQLNGAIVYSISSPGKTAFRDITDGTSNTFLVGESAYNLPDYLFSSHSAAECVGLPRYSFTYWGNPYPTSTAFSTSSLFNPKDKAGDEVFDSDWVQSFRSEHVGGVQFVFVDGSVHFVPSTIDADTLDYLATRGGGEVIGEY
- a CDS encoding flavin-containing monooxygenase gives rise to the protein MSVSPTSKLSIQATESTYCVIGAGPSGLAVLKNLLQMGVQCHALEREDDVGGNWNFGKASSSVYQSTHLISSKRMTAYDEFPMPESFSSYPSHQEAQQYLRSYAREFDLYSHIELGATVNHISPVGPDAWEINVAGEDSPRKYAGVIIANGHHWDPLSPQIPGNFNGEVIHSRQFKSGEQLRGKRVLVVGAGNTGCDIAVEAAIHADYAALSMRRGYHFLPKFIRGKPSDVIGDRLRGLPIPKLWKRWIVRHAVAFVLGRPERYGLPRPDHEIFATHPIINSQLPYYVGHGRVQVFSDVKQFDGDEVVFADERRQAFDLVILATGYKLSFPFIDLKQLNAQEGTPRLFLHAFHPDKDNLFVAGMIQPNSGQWPLSELQAKIMARFIVAQKTQPQLADWFRALKHSSAAGWPQKDEFIASPRHRLEVDYYDYRKTLQKILRRMDGVKPLSRK
- a CDS encoding MBL fold metallo-hydrolase, whose translation is MQLHCLGVSGYHPSQTRQTACFMLPEIGVVLDAGTGLHRVRSRIETPQLDIFLSHAHLDHVIGVTFLFDTLYQKETSVRVHAEQDKIDAIRQHLLSPLLFPVAPPCEFVPLTGDVPLAGGGRLSWFPLKHPGGSVGYRLDLADRSMAYVTDTTAEIGADYLEKIRGVDLLLHECYFTDGVDDFAETTGHSCVTPVAQVAQAAGVGRLVLTHVNPLDDIADPIGIEIAQKIFPNTILAEDEMVIEF